Below is a window of Thiohalomonas denitrificans DNA.
GGCGACGATGGCGTCATACATATCGACGCAGATCTCCCGGCTCATGGTGACGATCATTCCCTTACCGGGCATGGTCGTGGTGCGATTCTCAAAGTGGGCGACCAGGTCTTCGGCGACCTCCTTTATCCGGGGCGTACTGCCGACCAATTTCTCCAGCGCCGCCCATTTCGACTTCGCCTTCTCGCGGGCGGCGATGTCCTCCTCCTGCTCGAAGACCTCGTCCACATCGTCATTCAGTGCGTCAATCTCCGCCTGCTTGATGTCGAGCTTGGCCAGGCGGGATTCGTAGTAGATGGGCACCGTGGCCCCATCGTCCACCGCATCCTGAATGTCGTAGATAGAGACGTAGTCGCCGAAGACCGCGCGGGTGTCCTTGTCCTGGGCCGAAATGGGGGTGCCGGTGAAGCCGATAAACGTAGCCCCGGGCACGGCGTTGCGCAGGTGCTTGGAGTAGCCGAAGGAGTATTTGCCCGTCTTCTTATTGAGCGTTGCCTTGTCACCGTACTGGCTGCGGTGCGCCTCGTCGCTCACCACCACGATGTTGTGGCGCTCACTCAGCACCGGGTGGTGTGCCTCATCAACCAACAGTGCGAACTTCTGGATAGTGGTAAAGATGATTCCGCCCGACTGGCGCGCTGCCAGCATCTCACGCAGATCGTCGCGGTCGCCCGCCTGCACGGGTGTCTGCTTCAAGGTGTCCGCCGCCAGACTAAAGGTGTTGAAAAGCTGACCATCCAGATCGTTACGGTCGGTCACCACCACGATGGTCGGGTTGTTCATCTCCGGTTGTGCCGTCAGCTTAGCGGCGTAACAGACCATGGAGATCGACTTTCCCGAACCCTGGGTATGCCACACCACCCCCGCTTTGCCAGAGCCGGGCTTTACCCGGTCGGCATAGTCAGCGCGGACCTCGGCCATATTGTGCCGCTGGGCGGCCGTCACCGTCGCCCGCACCGCCTCGCGCACGGCATGGAACTGGTGATAGCCGGCGATCTTCTTAATCAGGCTATCGCCGTCCTGCTCGAAGAGGATGAAATAGTGAAGGTAGTCGAGTAGGAGTTCCGGCTTAAAGAACCCCTTCACCAGCGTCTCCAGCCGATACTCGAACAGCGGCTTGTCATCCTGATGGGCCACGGTGCGCCAGGGCAGAAAACGCTCCTTGTTCGCGGTGAGGGAGCCAATCCGGGCATTCACCCCATCGCTCACCACCAGCGCCTCGTTGAAGATGAAGAGATCGGGGATCTCTTCTTTATAGGTCTGCAATTGCTGGTAGGCAGACCAGACATCGGCCCCCTCGTTGGCGGGGTTCTTCAGCTCGATCACCGCCAGCGGCAGGCCGTTGATGAAAACGAGCAGATCAGGACGGCGCTTTCCCTTCGTACCGATAAGGGTGTACTGGTTCACCACCAGGAACTGGTTGTTGCCTATGTCGGCAAAGTCGACGAGCTGCACATAGTCGCTCCGCTCCTCGCCAGCTTCTTTGTAGTCAACCTTCACCCCCTCCAAGAGCAGCTTATGGAAGGCACGATTGTTCTTGATCAGCACCGGGGTCTCCGGCTTGGCGATCTGTTGGCTGACCGATTCGAGGACGGCGAGCGGGGTATGCGGGTTGATCTTCTGTAACTGGGCGAGAAGGCGGTCGAAGAGCACGATCTGGCGGTAGTCGCTACGTTCGGGGCTATCGCCGTCCGGGGCGATGTCGTATCCACGGGAGTGGTCGTAGCCTAGGGATTGGAACCAGCTTAGGCACAATCTTTCGAGCTGATCTTCAGTGATCATTTACCATAACCCATTGAAATACGTGACATACTTGGCAAAGAACCCACCAGAACACTACCAAAAGCAGTAAAGTAAAACTTTACTTCCAAATAGCCATTGGCTACGATCATTACCAATATGCCCGGCACCTCTGCACTCCTGTGTACGTGTCGGTTTTCATTTCTGGCTCCATAAATCCCACGCTTGCCACCCCTCGATCAAGCCAAAGTCTTCCAGACTGACCGCACTACAACCTACATCGGGGAACTCGCCCATCAATTCGGTAAAACGTTGTGCCCAGTGTGAGTTAGGGCAGATTACCCGCATCAGTTTTTGCATCAGGCAGAAATAGAAGAAGGGCCTTGCATCATTCAACTGCTTCCAGTTCTCATCATCCTGAAGTAGCGGGGCACGTTCTAATACATTGATATTCCATAGGCGGCTATGGTGTGCCGATACATTGCGAATAAAGTTCAAACCGCGTAACCAGCCAGCAAATGCTTTGCCATCCTTTGCACCATATTTAGCCGCGATTTGTCCTTTATGTTTGTGCTGCATCCCAGCATACATTTTTGACATCAGTCCGAAATCCCATATCTCTATAGCCACCCAAATAGG
It encodes the following:
- a CDS encoding type I restriction endonuclease subunit R is translated as MITEDQLERLCLSWFQSLGYDHSRGYDIAPDGDSPERSDYRQIVLFDRLLAQLQKINPHTPLAVLESVSQQIAKPETPVLIKNNRAFHKLLLEGVKVDYKEAGEERSDYVQLVDFADIGNNQFLVVNQYTLIGTKGKRRPDLLVFINGLPLAVIELKNPANEGADVWSAYQQLQTYKEEIPDLFIFNEALVVSDGVNARIGSLTANKERFLPWRTVAHQDDKPLFEYRLETLVKGFFKPELLLDYLHYFILFEQDGDSLIKKIAGYHQFHAVREAVRATVTAAQRHNMAEVRADYADRVKPGSGKAGVVWHTQGSGKSISMVCYAAKLTAQPEMNNPTIVVVTDRNDLDGQLFNTFSLAADTLKQTPVQAGDRDDLREMLAARQSGGIIFTTIQKFALLVDEAHHPVLSERHNIVVVSDEAHRSQYGDKATLNKKTGKYSFGYSKHLRNAVPGATFIGFTGTPISAQDKDTRAVFGDYVSIYDIQDAVDDGATVPIYYESRLAKLDIKQAEIDALNDDVDEVFEQEEDIAAREKAKSKWAALEKLVGSTPRIKEVAEDLVAHFENRTTTMPGKGMIVTMSREICVDMYDAIVALRPDWHDPDPAKGAIKVVMTGSASDKSKLQPHIYNKETRKLFEKRFKDENDPLQLVIVRDMWLTGFDAPACHTMYVDKPMRGHNLMQAIARVNRVFKDKPGGLVVDYIGIANELKHALKDYTDSKGRGEPAHDNHEAYARLLEEMDKLRGMMHGFNYSRYETDALQLLPGVMNHILGQDEGKKRFLNLMAVIRAAYTLCGTLDEVEPLRKEIAFFSAVKAAITKYTSIDKRRTDEERHSALRQIIDNAIVSEGVADVFDLVGLDKPNIGMLSDEFLEDVKNLPQKNLAVELLEKLLRDEIKARMKTDVVSERKYSERILETLRKYHNRSIETAQVIEELIELAKTMEQDLAQAEKLGLNDDEVAFYRALIQNESAVREMSDSDLRELARYITEQLRKSTTIDWQVRDSVRAKLRNLVRRALKKWKYPPDGANDAIDLCLQQAEVLSNAWTR
- a CDS encoding Abi family protein, which gives rise to MNSGFRKLEITQDETGKLGHFRHDSFVDGSHFKDAVHLYVFDKKLRLLALDALERIELAIRVDIAHLLGEHDPYAHEEPNLFHGNFAKKTNGDGKTQHQLWLERYKDLVHRARRVPFVEHYLEKYGQLPIWVAIEIWDFGLMSKMYAGMQHKHKGQIAAKYGAKDGKAFAGWLRGLNFIRNVSAHHSRLWNINVLERAPLLQDDENWKQLNDARPFFYFCLMQKLMRVICPNSHWAQRFTELMGEFPDVGCSAVSLEDFGLIEGWQAWDLWSQK